Proteins from one Nicotiana tabacum cultivar K326 chromosome 23, ASM71507v2, whole genome shotgun sequence genomic window:
- the LOC107770258 gene encoding DNA-directed RNA polymerases II and V subunit 6B isoform X2 codes for MADEDYDMDGGYEDEPIEPEPDEGAEVEEDNVNNEEVPDPLLGEGEEKPEQEPVERPRKTSKYMTKYERARILGTRALQISMNAPVMVELEGETDPLEL; via the exons ATGGCTGACGAGGATTATGATATGGACGGAGG ATATGAGGATGAGCCCATAGAGCCCGAGCCTGAT GAAGGAGCAGAGGTCGAAGAAGATAATGTCAACAATGAGGAAGTGCCAGACCCCCTTTTGGGTGAAGGTGAGGAAAAACCAGAGCAGGAGCCTGTGGAACGACCTCGGAAAACATCCAAGTATATGACAAAATATGAACGTGCAAGAATCCTGGGTACTCGAGCGCTCCAGATCAG CATGAATGCTCCTGTTATGGTTGAGTTGGAGGGTGAAACTGATCCACTTGAG
- the LOC107770258 gene encoding DNA-directed RNA polymerases II and V subunit 6B isoform X1, which produces MADEDYDMDGGYEDEPIEPEPDEGAEVEEDNVNNEEVPDPLLGEGEEKPEQEPVERPRKTSKYMTKYERARILGTRALQISMNAPVMVELEGETDPLESSEKRRYLSQFVDICQMEVMRIGE; this is translated from the exons ATGGCTGACGAGGATTATGATATGGACGGAGG ATATGAGGATGAGCCCATAGAGCCCGAGCCTGAT GAAGGAGCAGAGGTCGAAGAAGATAATGTCAACAATGAGGAAGTGCCAGACCCCCTTTTGGGTGAAGGTGAGGAAAAACCAGAGCAGGAGCCTGTGGAACGACCTCGGAAAACATCCAAGTATATGACAAAATATGAACGTGCAAGAATCCTGGGTACTCGAGCGCTCCAGATCAG CATGAATGCTCCTGTTATGGTTGAGTTGGAGGGTGAAACTGATCCACTTGAG AGCTCCGAGAAAAGAAGATACCTTTCACAATTCGTCGATATCTGCCAGATGGAAG